A single region of the Pseudomonas granadensis genome encodes:
- a CDS encoding YraN family protein, with amino-acid sequence MPDRSRSQSGKDAERQALEHLQNQGLRLLAQNWLCKRGELDLVMLDGDTVVFVEVRYRKNTQWGGALASIDARKQQKLIFAAQYFLQRESRWANSPCRFDVVAIDSHPDQLNWLQNAFDS; translated from the coding sequence ATGCCTGACAGGTCACGCTCGCAAAGCGGCAAGGATGCCGAGCGTCAGGCGCTCGAACATCTGCAAAATCAAGGTCTGCGCCTGCTGGCGCAGAACTGGCTCTGCAAACGCGGCGAGCTTGATCTGGTCATGCTTGATGGCGATACAGTAGTATTCGTCGAAGTTCGTTATAGAAAGAACACTCAATGGGGTGGCGCGCTTGCCAGCATCGATGCGCGCAAGCAGCAGAAACTGATTTTTGCCGCGCAGTATTTTCTTCAGCGTGAATCGCGCTGGGCCAATTCCCCCTGCCGCTTCGACGTGGTGGCGATCGACAGCCACCCGGATCAGCTGAACTGGTTGCAGAATGCTTTCGACAGTTGA
- a CDS encoding phosphoheptose isomerase, with the protein MDMQSRIRQLFQASIDTKQQAMDVLAPHIEQASQIMVNALLNEGKMLSCGNGGSAGDAQHFSSELLNRFERERPSLPAIALTTDTSTITSIANDYSYNEVFSKQIRALGQPGDVLLAISTSGNSANIIQAIQAAHDREMIVVALTGRDGGGMASLLLPEDVEIRVPANVTARIQEVHLLAIHCLCDLIDSQLFGSEE; encoded by the coding sequence ATGGACATGCAATCCCGAATTCGCCAGCTCTTCCAGGCCAGTATCGACACCAAGCAACAGGCGATGGACGTACTTGCACCGCACATCGAGCAAGCCAGCCAGATCATGGTCAACGCCCTGCTCAACGAGGGCAAGATGCTCTCGTGCGGCAACGGCGGCTCCGCCGGTGACGCGCAGCACTTTTCCTCGGAGCTGCTCAACCGTTTCGAACGCGAGCGTCCGAGCCTGCCGGCGATCGCGCTGACCACCGATACCTCGACGATCACCTCGATTGCCAACGACTACAGCTACAACGAAGTGTTCTCCAAGCAGATCCGCGCACTGGGCCAGCCCGGCGACGTGCTGCTGGCGATTTCGACCAGCGGTAACTCGGCGAACATTATTCAAGCGATCCAGGCCGCACATGATCGCGAAATGATTGTCGTAGCTTTGACCGGACGCGATGGCGGCGGCATGGCGTCGCTGCTGTTGCCCGAGGACGTCGAGATTCGCGTACCGGCCAATGTCACTGCACGTATTCAAGAAGTCCACTTGCTGGCGATCCATTGCCTCTGCGATCTGATCGACAGCCAACTGTTCGGGAGTGAAGAATGA
- a CDS encoding BON domain-containing protein codes for MTPNRLGLLALTLCLGISGCTSVVNASREAPIEDDRGTRTFGSKIDDSLIETKVGVNIAKADPALDNDSHIVVTSFNGVVLLAGQTPREDLKAKAEQAAANVQRVKKVHNELQVLQPSSLLARQNDAWLTTKIKTQMLTDASIPGSRIKVITENGIVYLLGLLTKQEATQATNLVQGVSGVQKIVKLFEYID; via the coding sequence ATGACCCCTAATCGCCTTGGCCTTCTGGCCTTGACTCTGTGCCTCGGCATCAGCGGCTGCACCTCGGTGGTGAATGCCAGCCGTGAAGCACCGATCGAAGACGACCGTGGCACGCGCACCTTCGGCAGCAAGATCGACGACTCGTTGATCGAAACCAAGGTCGGCGTGAACATAGCCAAAGCCGACCCGGCGCTGGACAACGATTCGCACATCGTCGTCACCAGTTTCAACGGCGTGGTACTGCTCGCCGGCCAGACCCCGCGCGAAGACCTCAAGGCCAAGGCCGAACAGGCTGCCGCCAATGTGCAACGGGTCAAGAAAGTCCACAACGAGCTGCAAGTGCTGCAGCCTTCGTCCCTGCTGGCTCGACAGAATGATGCGTGGCTGACCACCAAGATCAAGACGCAGATGCTCACCGACGCCAGCATTCCCGGCTCGCGCATCAAAGTCATTACCGAGAACGGCATCGTCTACCTGCTGGGCCTGCTGACCAAACAGGAAGCCACTCAGGCGACCAATCTGGTTCAGGGTGTTTCCGGCGTGCAGAAGATCGTGAAGCTGTTCGAGTACATCGACTGA